The Verrucomicrobiota bacterium genomic sequence CATCCGGGTCCTCGCTGGTGATGACCTGAACGTCGAGTTTGGGAAACTTGGTCTTGAGCAGGGGCGCAAGCTGCTCGCCAACGTATTTGGCGGTGGCGATGTAACGGCAGAAAATGACCGGGTTGAGTTTTTCCTTCAGCAAGTCCTCAGCGATCTGCCGCGCAGCCGTGAGCTTGAGATCATCTTTCGGGTTGGCCAGCGCCTGAAGGTCTTGAGCCAACTCACGGAGATGGCGTCTTTGGGTGTCGGACCATTCGGCCTTTTCCACGACCTGCGTGGGAGTGAAGTCCGATTCAAAGCCGGGTTCGCTGTCATGGACGGGGTTTTCGTCGGGCTCAGCAGTTTCGGAAGGCGATGTTTGTTTGTCGGCCAGGCGGGATTCGAGCATCTCCACGCCGGCAGCCGGACTGGACATGACACCGCGAAGCAAGCCGAGGGCGGTCCAGTATTGGACACGTTTACGGCCTTCCGAAGCGCCGTCACGGGCAACCAATTTGCGGGCAAAGGCGAGGATCTTTTCGAAGAACAGTGCGTAGCCGGGCGAAAGGTCCTAGCCGAACTCCTTGGGATCGCGTTTTGGGAATGGTGTTTCCTCGCCGAGCCACTTCTCAACATCGGCGCGCTTGCGTTGGATGAAATGCCGGGCGAGTTCCTTGCGCTGCAGTTGGGATGAGTTGGGCAGGTCGAGCGTCTCGAATTCCGGCCTAAGCAAGCCGAGGAGAGACTGAAACTCCTCGGGTTTGCCACTGTGAGGTGTCGCGGTGAGCATCACCAGGTGTTGATTGGGCCGCTGCGCAATGCGATGCAGAAGGTGATGACGCAATTGCTGGCTCGGCGCTGCACCTGCGGGTTTCGCACAGGAATGGGCTTCATCCACGATGACCATTTCAGGGCACTGCTGGATGAAAATATCTCGTCGCGTCTCAGACTTGATGTAATCAACCGAGATGACTTGGAACGGGTAATAATCGAAAACGCTGGTATCGCCCTGAATTTCGCGGTCGAGCCGGGCCTGGGTGTTGGAACGAATGATGACGGCATCGAGTTCGAGTTTGTTTTTGATTTCCTCCTGCCATTGCTCGCACAAGTGCGGCAGGCAAACGACTGCGAAACGTTGGATGAGTCGGCGCAGCAGCATTTCCTGAATGATGAGCAACGCTTCGATGGTTTTGCCCACACCCACGTCGTCGGCGACGAGCAAGCGGACGATTTCCTGGCGCAGTGCCATGATGAGCGGCACCATCTGGTAGGAACGTGGACGAAAGGAAAGTTTGGCGAGGCTGCGGAACGGACCCGCTCCACTCCGGAAAGAAAGGCGGGCCGCGTCGTGCAACATCCGGGCGGTGCTGATGTCGCCGATGTCATCCGGAGTTGGTAGAGGAAATTCGGCGGGCCTCGGTTTGTCCTCCTCGAATCCGAGCGGGAGGTAGATGGCAGTGCTTTCTTCGTCAGCGCCACCGAGCGGCTTCACGACCAGCAAGTCGCCCGATTCGGACGGAAGGACAACCCAGTCGCGATTGCGCAAATTGACCAACATGCCGGGGCTGAAGGTGTTCATTTCACTTTTTTGAAGATGTCAGACCGTGAGGCAATGCGCTCAGCAAGATTCTCCTTGTAGTAATACGCAAAAACCTGATCGCCGCGGTTGCGGATGGCCTGACGTTTGGATTCGTCATCGGCTTTCACGCCCGGGTTGTCGTGCGGGGTGCCGTCGCAAAAAACCCAAAGATCCGGTTGATAAAAGAAGTCCGGCTGGACGTAAATTCCATCAACACGCTTTTGGGTTGAGTCGGGCAGACGCAATCCGAGTTGGTGAAGATAATCGAGAAACTTCCGTTCGGTTGAGGAATTGGGGTCAATAAACTTGAGCAGCCATTGGTAGTGTTCCTCGTAACTCTGGAATTGCTGGCTGGTGAGCAGTTCGAGCGAACAGACCAGCAGCCGTTCCAGCGCCGGTTTGATCAGGTGGCGGTCAATGATCTTGTGTTCCCGTTGGTTGTAATAGCTCAACAGATCGTCATAGGAGGCCGGGCCTTTGTATTCGGTGTCATCGTACCGGCAAACGCGAATGGCCTCCTCGACGACTTTGCGGAACACCTCCTGGGATTCCACAAACTGTGTGAGCACACCCAGCGTACCTTCGGACGCTTCGTAGAGGAGGATGTTCGGGGCGTCAGGCATACCGAGCGTCGTCACGCCAAGTTCGTTCGGTTCCAATTGAAAGATGTTTTCGATGGCCCGCTTCAGAGCGTATTGAAGAGTGATGACGCCTTCTTTTGACAGTGCCAGCGCTTTGATCGGTTCAATGTAAAGCGCGTCGGCGGTTTCACTTGTGTGAAGCATGACCCGCTTGATGGGTTCGCGCTGCTTATCACTTTCGAGGTCTTTTTCCTTTTTCCATTCGCCGGTGGTAAGGCCCAGCGGAAATCCCTCGGCGGGACGGGTGCGCCACTTGCGATTCAGATCCACCAACCGTGCGGCAGGCAGAAAGCGGAGGTTCAACAGCGGCTCATCGTCGGTGCGGACCACGGCCTTGCCGATGCGGGATGACTGAATGTCGTCCACCGAAAAAAAGGTGCGGATGTCAAAGCCCCGGGAGCGGCGTTCTTCTTCCTCGCAGGAAATGCGCTCTTTGCGGCGGGCACGTGTTTCGCCCATTTCCAACAGGTTGGCCAGAACTTCGCGGTTGGCATCATCGGAAAGGTCGGCTCCCGAAAAGGGGCAGATTTCCAGTTTCGTTTGTTCTCCGCGTAGAAAGTAACCAGCCTTGAGGCTGATTTTGGCGAGGTCGAGACTGTTCTCAAGGTCCTGCGCCAGCATTTGGAACACTTCGTATTTTTTGCCGTTGTAGTAAATGATGTTGCCCGGCCCGAACTCGCGCAAAGCGATGGCGCGGGGACGGGACAAGTATTCGCCACCAGTGTCTTCGGTCTGAATGAAACAGCGCAGCGGCAGACGCGCAAAGTTGTATCCCGGCAGAAAACCCTCTGATGCCAGATAGCGGTAGGGATAAAACTCGGACAATTGGCCCGCAAATCCCTTCTGGCTGTTTCGCAGGAGATCAAGTTGGCGCGTGGCATGATCCTGATTCCGCTTGGCGGTGCGGTATTCGGGGCTGCCCAAAGTGTAGCGACCACTGTTCAAGGTTTGGGTCGCTGTGCTGAGGAGTGATCGCGCCGAAGAATAGAGAATACGCCAACGGTTTAGAGACGCGTCGAGATTGTCCGCCAAATGATTCAATTGCCGATCAATCCATTCTTCAGAATACCAAGGTGCTTTTGTGGCGGTGAGGAATGATTCAAAATCTTTAATGGCACGTTTGAAGGCAGACTTGATGTTCAGAGCTGCATTGGGCGTGAGTTTGAATTTTTCACGCACTATGGCACTGAGCGGCAGACCTTTTTCTTCTTCGGTGATCAGGCTGAGAATACTGGAGTCCAGTTCGCTTAATCCGACTTCGGAAAGAAAGAGCGCGTGCAGATGGTTGTGCAACAGTTCCTCGTTGGCGAGGTCAAGCCTCGGCGCGGCCACCACACCCGCCACCATCTCCACCTGCCGGGCAAAGTAGTGACGATCATGGTTTGAATAGGAGGAACAGTAGGTGAACACGAGCGCGGCCTGCCCGGTCCGGCCGGCGCGACCGCTGCGCTGGACGTAATTGGCCGGGTTCGGCGGCGCATTGCGCATGTGAACGACGTTGAGATTGGCGATGTCGATGCCCAGCTCCATTGTGGGTGAGCAATACAAGGCGCTAATTTCCCCTTTGCGAAATCGCTCCTCACGCTCGATGCGCATTTCCGCCTTGAGCTGACCGGTATGATCCTGACCTTCCAAGCGTTTACTCTTAGAAAAGTCCCGTTGGTACAATTCCTGAAAGAACCGGTTGGGTTTCACCTTCACGTCTTTGTAGGCGCGCAGGCGAACGACTTCAGGCTTTACATACTTGCCATCCCCCACTCGCCATCGGATGGCGTCGAGTCGAAGTTGATAAACCAAGGTCTGTTGATTGTTCAGGTTTTTCGCTGATTGGGAGTGAAGAAAATCGGCGCTTTCAAGCTTGGCCAGCAACAGCTTGATAAAATCCTGATAAATCTCTCCGCGCAGATCCAAGCCGGGGTCTTTTTCTTTCGCCAATGTGCGAAGATATTTCCCAAGGCTGCTGGCGGGCCCAAGACTCTTGGCCGGGAGACTGACAAATGCCGGCAAGGTTTCGTAACGAAGATGAAACGGAGCAAGGATGTGCTCATCATCGTCGTATTTCCACGGGGCTTTCAACTTCTCCCGGATTTCCACTTCGGCCTGTCTGATCCGGTCGGCCGTGAGATGATTTTCACTGTAGAGAGCGTATTCCTGTCGGAAGAAATCAAGCACGTTCGCGATCAGTTCGGCGCGCTCCTCCGGCGTCACCCGGTTGAACAGGGGGATTTTGCTCCAGGCCTCATTCGCGGCGGCCACTTCATCCAGGTCTCGATAGCCTATGGACAGAAGCGCGCACTGCTCCAGATTTGGCAGGACCACGCGCCAACCACGTCGCAGATCATAAACCGCCCGGTAGATTAAATATTTTTCCAGAGCCTCTTCATACTGGCGACGGGTGCTGGGAAAGTCCGGTATGGCGTTCGTGTTGGCGAACTCAAGAAAGCCCAACCCCAGCGCATTGCGAATCGCCGCGCCGAGCGTGCGGTAATCGAGCGGTTGTTCTCCGGCAGTTTTCAAAGCACGGTAAATCGCACTTCTCAATTGGACAACGTGGAGGAAGTCGTTGAAATGGCCTGCTTGCAAAGCCGCGTCCTGGCGGTTGTCGGTAAAACTGAGGAGTTTTTGGTCTCTGGCCTCGATGCCGTTCTCTTCGAGTCGCCGCAAGATGGAAAAAGCCGTGATGGTGGTGGAAGTGCTACGGCCTTCGTAACCCAGCGCGGTAAGTTTGGTGCTCTCATTCGTCTTGGTGTCGAAGAACACGCCAGCAGTTGGATCAAACAGCAGTGGGGCAGGCATGAACCAAGCCCAATACCGGAGCGGCTCCTGGTCTGAAAACCGCCCAAATTCGTCATAGTAGATTTTAGTTGGCAGCCAGGGCGCATAGTTCTTCGCAACTTCCACGCTGCCATTGGGCCGCCGTTTCAGCCAGGCATCGGGTAAATTTTCCCGGTCAACAATCGGGTCCCAAATGTCATCGCCAACGATCAGGTATCCATCGGTCAGGTCTTCCTCCTCGTCGCTATATTCCCGGAACTCTCGCGGCTCCAGCAGATGCGTATTCAAATTCTTGGTGACGCAAACGAAGGCATGGCCGAGGACGCGGCTGAACACGTTTGGGAAAATGGCCTTCTTCTGTTCGGAGTCAGCCCGATAAACACCCGGCTCCAAAGTAATATAACGCCCGGCGTCCTGGTCGAGCGTGGTGTAAACGGAACCCGTTTGGGAAATGAATTGATGGAGTTTGAACGGAAGATAGGTATAACGCTCGTGCTTGTGGGTTACGTTCGTCCAAGTGATCCACTGCAAGACTGCCTGAAGATGTTCGCGACATTTTAAGGCGTCAAGAGCCGTTGCCTCTGCCAGACGGCGAACAATGTCGCTGAATTGGGACGGCTTCCGGCGAACCTGTAATCCCTCTTTTTCTTCGAGCGCAACGGCGTTCTCCAACCAGATGGCCGTGGGGTGTTCTTTCAACTGTTCCAAAGCAGCTTTGGTATTGACCGGCGACGCCACTGCCTGCTTCAACGCTTCCGAACCCGGCAATATATCGTGCCAGTTGAATGAGCGATCCAGTGTTTCACTGACGACTTGTTGGGCGATGAATGGTTTGCCGAAAAGTTTGCTGGCCGTTTCAGCCACCGCCTTTTTCTGCTCTTTGGGCGAAGCACCGCTCACCATGGTCGCAGACGTGCCGATGCAAGTGACGTCGTTGGCACATTGCGCTCGAATCCGGCGGATGAGCATGGCCACATCAGCGCCCTGACGCCCCCGATACATGTGGAGTTCATCAAACACCAGATAACGAAGTCCGTTGTAGATGGCCTCCCGCAGACTACGCTCACGAATACGCGTCAGGATCAACTCCAGCATCATGTAGTTTGTCAGCAAAATGTCGGGCGGTGAATCCTGAAGTTCCTTGCGCTGCTCCTCTTTCTCCTGCCCGGTGTATTTCCCGAATCGAATCGGAAAAGGTTGACCGCTCTGCTTCTCGAATTCCGTTTCGTAGCGCTCAATTTCGTCCGACTGCGAATTGATGAGTGCGTTCATCGGGTAAACAATGACCGCAGTGACTTTGCCAGGTTGCGGTCGCTTCAACAGGTGTTGGAAGATTGTTCCCAGATAGGTCAGTGATTTGCCGGAACCGGTACCCGAAGTAACGATGAAATCCGAGTCGGCGGCCCCCAGTCGCAATGCCTCCACCTGATGTTGGAATAGCCGGTATCCGCGAAAAATGTCCTTCAGCAACGGATGAAGTTTCTCGCTGGCCACGAGGTCGGCGAGATCGCCCGTACTCTTGTAGCTCGGATTGAATTGAATCAGCGGCTCCGGCCAAAGCCGGCCTTGGGCGAGCGCCTTTTCCACCTCGTTCAGGATGCTCTCGTCGCGGATGTTGATGAAGCTTTCAATATAGCCGCGATAATCGGCAATCACCTTCTTGTGGATGTTGAAGCTGTCCATGGTGCCAAACGAGCCTCCATGCTTCACCTAAAGGAAGGCTGGAAGGCTGCGCGAATTTGTAGCGTACGGTGTGCGAACTTCACAGGAAAAGTTTCGGAGGGGTTAGCTGGTTAGCCGCGCGACCGGGGAAGACGCGAGGATGAGCCGCGCATCGCGGACGCGACGCCTTTGACTTTCAACATGGCCCTGGCCACTTCACGCATCGCGTCGTCCGGCACTTTTGGCGGGAGCAACTGCGCGAACCGGCCTTTTACTTCGTCCGTGCCGGTGTCTTCGGTTTCGCCGAAGCCAAAGAGCTTTCCATTCCCACTACGGATGATGGACGGATACTTTTTCGAGTGCCCGCTGCGCGACTCACCCATGAGGACGATAACTTCGCGACGGTTACTCGCTTCGGACGGCACTTCGGTCATGTCGAACTGCTCACCGGGTTTCGCGAATTTCGCCCAGGCTTCCAGGAGCATGACGCACGCCGTGGCACTGTGGGCGATGCACATAAGCTGCGCCATTTGGGCGAAGTCATCTTTGGCGTGTTCATCGGCGAGACTCTCCGGGACGAACATGACCGGTCCGTCCGGTCCTGTGAGAAACAGCGCTGGAGTGACCCGACCTGTTCCGCGCATACAGTAATTGGCATAGTGCTCGGCCTGCGTTAGAAGGTCGTCGAGGTTTTCGAGTTTTGATTTCGGCTGCACTGAGAGCCTCATAGCCCGAATAAGCAAGACAGACAAGATGCGATGCGGTCAGTGGTGCATGACGGGCCGGAGCGTCGGTGGATTCCTTTTTCTTCGACAAAGTCTTTCGGGAAGGTTCTTGAGAGTGTACCGCAAAAGTTGCACCGCGACAGTTCATTGTGGGGCCAACCATTTGGGAGCATACAATTGCTGCGGTTGCGATTGGCCGCCATGCTGCCACAAGTATTCTGCCACGTCCGGATGCCGCCACTTGATGGCCCGGTCGAAGGGCGTCCAACCCTGATTATCCAAGGCGCGGATGTTGGCTTTATAGGTCAATAAAAGCTTCACGATTTCCAGGTTGCCATTTTGCGCCGCCTCGTGAAGGGGGGTAATCCCGGTGCTGGTCCTGGCATTCACGTTGGCGCCGTGCTCCAGGAGGAATTCGGCCACGTCCTTGTGATTATGCACCACAGCCAAATGAAGCGGTGTCAAGTTTCCCCAGTCTTTGGCTCCAATCAGTTTTGGATTCTTTTCAAGAAGACCTTTGACCGTAGCCAAATCCCCGCTCTCGGCCGCGGCATGAATGGGTTTGTAATCCAGGATGTCGTGGTGCGAGGGGATAAACAGGCTGCAGCCCGGATTTGAACAGGTCAGGACGACGAGGAATGCGAACCATTGAAGGCGTTTCTTCATAGGGTGGAGCGCGTTGACTGATTATGGTGGGAAAGCCTGTTCGAGTTCTGCAAATTTGCCGGTGGTGTTTGCCGGGTGATTTCGAATCGTGTCCAAAGCCTGTTTGAAGCCCTCGCCGATTTTGGATGGCGGTGGGGTGCCCGGTGTATAGCCCGCGGCCAACGGTTGCTTTTTCAGATAATCAATAAGTGGTGGGACCACTGGCGTATCCGACCGCGCCGCATCCAGGTTGATCACATCCACGACGCTGACAACCTGTCGTTGGTTCACGAGATTCGAGTACGGGACGCCTTTTCCAAATTTCTGGGCAATGAACTTCAAGACAGAAGTGTGATCCAGAATTCCGTTAAAAACTGTCTTTGGCTTTACGAAGGGCGAAAGCACGAGGCCTGGCACACGAACTCCCAAGGTTTCGAATCCTTCCGTATAGTTGGCGCCGGGTGGCGGATCGGTTTTGAGCGCAGGGGGAGACACATGATCGAAAAATCCGCCGTGTTCATCGTAGGTAACAATCATGACCGTACTTTTCCAGATATCCGGGATCAGGCTCATGTCCCGATACACCTCCAATAAGAACTGTTGCCCTCCTTTGACCGCAGAAGGGGCGTGGTCATCGGTGCTCGGACCGAAATGCGGAGCATCTGTGTACACGGGTTCCACAAAAATCACTTGAGGGAATTCATCCGGTAGCTCGTTTTGAACATCATCCCAAAGGCGCTTGAGCGGGCGAAAGTGGATTTCCTGCAAAAGGTCCGGAATCCAACGGAGCATCATTGCGAAGAATGGCATTCCTTCGTGATAAACCCGCCAGCGGATTTTATTCTTGGTCAGCCAATCATAAACCAACGGCTGATCAGGAAGAGGAAACTGATTAACCGCGATGTTGGAAAAGCCGCTCATGGCCATCAGGCGGTTGGGTTGAGTGCCGGCGGGAAGCGAGGAGAACCAATGGTCACAAATGGCAAAATTCTGTGCGAAGAAGTCGGTGACAGGAACCTGGTCGGGAGTGAAATAGCCCGTGACGGGAGGAGTGTCACCGGGGTTGATCAGTGGCGCTCCTGTGGCGCCGGCATAATTGGTTACGAATCCATTCATCGGAAACACTCCGTTTGTCGGAGTCCCCATTTGAAGCGCGATGTTGTCCCGTTCGTGTGGCGGATCACCAACCATCAAATCGTAGGGGTCGGTCAGCAGAAAAGGAGGATAGAGCGAGCCCTGGTAAACACTGGAAGCCTTGGTTCTCCAAGTCCCGTCATCGCGAATGCCGTCCACGTTCGGCCAACTGAAGGGCGGCAAGCTCAGATAACCAAGGAGATGGTCGAAAGAGCGATTTTCCATCATCACAACGACGATGGTATTGATGAGATTCAAGTCTGGCATAAACCCCTCAACTTCTTGTCCGGTATAGGGTGCTCAAATTTTCAAGACAAGGTTTATCTTCGAGGAATTCACTCGGAACTCGATCCAAGGTAATGAATTTGATATTGATGAACCGCGGAGGAAGAAGGCGAAACGACCGAAACCTTTATCATGCATAGTTGTGCTCCATTTTTCTACTGTTCTGTTTTCGGTTTTTGTCCTGCAGATGCTTGGTTAGAATGCGGCTCGCTTTATCGAGCCAGTCACGATTTTGTGACAACGCTTGGATTTCAGCGGCGCTGAAAAATTTCCGTCCATTAGGCGCCGGCCTCCCAAGTGGATGCAGAAGACCCAAACGCACAAGGATGGCAATTTCATAGGCCAGGACCCCCAGCAGCAGCGCGACCTGCTCAACAGTCAGACGCGCCGGCAATCGCCGATAGTGGAACAGGTCCTGGTTGTTCATCGCGCTTTCTTTGCGGGATTCGATTGCGATTGAAATCAGCGATGTGTGTTTAAAGGCGAAACTTGGTTGCCGTTAGTGACAATCCTCACGGGGTCGATGCGCGCCCAGTACTTGCTTTCGTCCCGATGTGAACTCTCCCATCCGTTGTTTCCTTTTGGTGCCTCAATTTCAAATTCACCATAGAAGGATTTGCCTTCGTAAAACACAACGACTAGGCCACGCACCGGCGAGGTTTTGCCGGCAAAATAATTAACGTAGCATCTCACGTCGTTCAGATCGACCTGGCCCTTAAGTTCCACATATTCGTAGTCCACACCGGCATTGCTGTTGCGGTAATCATGGAAATAGCGTCCCTCTTTTGTTTTCGTGCGGTTATAAAACAACTCTTGAGCTGAAGGGCTTGCTTTAACATAAAGGTCACAGTCCACCGGATCGCTCCACATAATCCCGATTCCAAGACTGTCGACCTTTGGTTTGATTGGAAACGAGTGCGCCGAAAAAGAAGTGACCGGCGCCGGGATG encodes the following:
- a CDS encoding ankyrin repeat domain-containing protein is translated as MKKRLQWFAFLVVLTCSNPGCSLFIPSHHDILDYKPIHAAAESGDLATVKGLLEKNPKLIGAKDWGNLTPLHLAVVHNHKDVAEFLLEHGANVNARTSTGITPLHEAAQNGNLEIVKLLLTYKANIRALDNQGWTPFDRAIKWRHPDVAEYLWQHGGQSQPQQLYAPKWLAPQ
- a CDS encoding phospholipase encodes the protein MPDLNLINTIVVVMMENRSFDHLLGYLSLPPFSWPNVDGIRDDGTWRTKASSVYQGSLYPPFLLTDPYDLMVGDPPHERDNIALQMGTPTNGVFPMNGFVTNYAGATGAPLINPGDTPPVTGYFTPDQVPVTDFFAQNFAICDHWFSSLPAGTQPNRLMAMSGFSNIAVNQFPLPDQPLVYDWLTKNKIRWRVYHEGMPFFAMMLRWIPDLLQEIHFRPLKRLWDDVQNELPDEFPQVIFVEPVYTDAPHFGPSTDDHAPSAVKGGQQFLLEVYRDMSLIPDIWKSTVMIVTYDEHGGFFDHVSPPALKTDPPPGANYTEGFETLGVRVPGLVLSPFVKPKTVFNGILDHTSVLKFIAQKFGKGVPYSNLVNQRQVVSVVDVINLDAARSDTPVVPPLIDYLKKQPLAAGYTPGTPPPSKIGEGFKQALDTIRNHPANTTGKFAELEQAFPP
- a CDS encoding DEAD/DEAH box helicase; translated protein: MDSFNIHKKVIADYRGYIESFINIRDESILNEVEKALAQGRLWPEPLIQFNPSYKSTGDLADLVASEKLHPLLKDIFRGYRLFQHQVEALRLGAADSDFIVTSGTGSGKSLTYLGTIFQHLLKRPQPGKVTAVIVYPMNALINSQSDEIERYETEFEKQSGQPFPIRFGKYTGQEKEEQRKELQDSPPDILLTNYMMLELILTRIRERSLREAIYNGLRYLVFDELHMYRGRQGADVAMLIRRIRAQCANDVTCIGTSATMVSGASPKEQKKAVAETASKLFGKPFIAQQVVSETLDRSFNWHDILPGSEALKQAVASPVNTKAALEQLKEHPTAIWLENAVALEEKEGLQVRRKPSQFSDIVRRLAEATALDALKCREHLQAVLQWITWTNVTHKHERYTYLPFKLHQFISQTGSVYTTLDQDAGRYITLEPGVYRADSEQKKAIFPNVFSRVLGHAFVCVTKNLNTHLLEPREFREYSDEEEDLTDGYLIVGDDIWDPIVDRENLPDAWLKRRPNGSVEVAKNYAPWLPTKIYYDEFGRFSDQEPLRYWAWFMPAPLLFDPTAGVFFDTKTNESTKLTALGYEGRSTSTTITAFSILRRLEENGIEARDQKLLSFTDNRQDAALQAGHFNDFLHVVQLRSAIYRALKTAGEQPLDYRTLGAAIRNALGLGFLEFANTNAIPDFPSTRRQYEEALEKYLIYRAVYDLRRGWRVVLPNLEQCALLSIGYRDLDEVAAANEAWSKIPLFNRVTPEERAELIANVLDFFRQEYALYSENHLTADRIRQAEVEIREKLKAPWKYDDDEHILAPFHLRYETLPAFVSLPAKSLGPASSLGKYLRTLAKEKDPGLDLRGEIYQDFIKLLLAKLESADFLHSQSAKNLNNQQTLVYQLRLDAIRWRVGDGKYVKPEVVRLRAYKDVKVKPNRFFQELYQRDFSKSKRLEGQDHTGQLKAEMRIEREERFRKGEISALYCSPTMELGIDIANLNVVHMRNAPPNPANYVQRSGRAGRTGQAALVFTYCSSYSNHDRHYFARQVEMVAGVVAAPRLDLANEELLHNHLHALFLSEVGLSELDSSILSLITEEEKGLPLSAIVREKFKLTPNAALNIKSAFKRAIKDFESFLTATKAPWYSEEWIDRQLNHLADNLDASLNRWRILYSSARSLLSTATQTLNSGRYTLGSPEYRTAKRNQDHATRQLDLLRNSQKGFAGQLSEFYPYRYLASEGFLPGYNFARLPLRCFIQTEDTGGEYLSRPRAIALREFGPGNIIYYNGKKYEVFQMLAQDLENSLDLAKISLKAGYFLRGEQTKLEICPFSGADLSDDANREVLANLLEMGETRARRKERISCEEEERRSRGFDIRTFFSVDDIQSSRIGKAVVRTDDEPLLNLRFLPAARLVDLNRKWRTRPAEGFPLGLTTGEWKKEKDLESDKQREPIKRVMLHTSETADALYIEPIKALALSKEGVITLQYALKRAIENIFQLEPNELGVTTLGMPDAPNILLYEASEGTLGVLTQFVESQEVFRKVVEEAIRVCRYDDTEYKGPASYDDLLSYYNQREHKIIDRHLIKPALERLLVCSLELLTSQQFQSYEEHYQWLLKFIDPNSSTERKFLDYLHQLGLRLPDSTQKRVDGIYVQPDFFYQPDLWVFCDGTPHDNPGVKADDESKRQAIRNRGDQVFAYYYKENLAERIASRSDIFKKVK